CCATATATTTCCGAACTTGTGAATTTTTCTCCAAAAGGTTGGGCCCACCTTCCTTCTTCAAAAGATCTTCAATAATTGTTCATTTTTATTCAAACTCTCCACCCTCATCAAATCCCCCACAATCAACTCCCCCATTAACTCCTTTTATTTGACCGAGGAAACTTTCCGTTGGACATGATACGGcattaaattattttgattGCACTCATTCAAAAACAAATTTTGTATTACCATTCTACCCTTGTCATCAACACTGTCTTTTGCCCACGGTGTGACTAGCTCGGCCGCCGGATCCCAAGACGCCGCATTCAACACAATTCCACCGGCAACTGAACTAGAGCTTTCACACGCTGACCTATCACGTATACCTTCCAACAAACATTCCTCTCTATATACTTCACGTCCCACCTCTTTTACAAAAACATCAAAGCCACTAGTGCCTACTATGATATGAACCCATTCATGAATAACGTCAAAAACACATGTATCAATTAACACTCGGCCAGCACTGAACGATAAGACGGACTTTGTCACTTCATCACACTTGACTACTTTTCCTTATAGACCGCATATCATGTTGAACGTCTCCCCTGACCACACATGTAAAGGAACTCCATAGCATTCTAATCATACTCTTCTAGTCTCACTACATTCGGATTTCTCCCATCTCCATACATTATGAAAGAATTTTAAGAGACTATTCATTCTGAAAGTAAATATTTCCTCCGCATTCTTCATAGTATCAAAAACTAATAGAGATTTGTACGCTCCGAACTCTCTGACTTCAACAATTTGAGGAAAATTTTTACTAATCACTCTCTGTAACGATTTGAAATCAATAGTCGATGTCGTACCACCTACTAAACTTCTCAAAAGCCAATCAAAATTCCCTTTGGCTACTGGCACTTCGACATTCTTTGTCCAACCATTCCCATCGGGTCTTTGACAGATGTATCCTTTTTTGTTACACCCCCTCTTGCTGGATCTCTGCCTTGTCGATGTTGTCCGTTCTCCACGTCAGTCTTTACCAAGTCTCCCTTACACATCTCTGCATCCCTCCCCTGCCTAACTCTTCTATACTTGGCCTCACCTACAGAGATTCTCTTCCCCCTTAAGATCATATGATGCATTTCTGTTATAGCTTTTATCACCCCTCTTTTTGTCGTATATCGTACAAACGCAAACAGGTGagcctttttatttttcagctTCCGGGCTAGATAGATATCATTGATTCGTCCCGTCCAATGGAATAAATGAAATAATTCCTTCTTCAAAATATCTTCTGGCAAATTATTgataaaaacagagaaagactTGTATTCCAATCGATGATACTCTTTTCAATTCCAAATCTTAGGACCCTACTcagtctctctctctctctctcatcttattATAAACAAAGAATCTACTGTGATGCGAAGGAATAACAATGACATTTTCTACAAGATTCGTGAGATGTTGTAGTAAAACTAATTGTCCACGTTCATTTGATTCAAAGAACAGTGAATTTAACCAGTAATCTTTTAGCAAAGACAACAGCTAAACATAATCAGTCTTATAttgaatttctttttttatattgttgTTGAAGAGATTATTAAGAAAGAGATATCCTCTCTAACTTAGGTGATTTCTGTGTTTTCTCTTtagttataaaatttttttttatttttgaccaACAGTTAGCGAATAATGTTTAAAAGTACAAATTAAAAGTATATTATTAGGTTACAAAACTAAAGAAATTagattaataactaaaaatattgacaaaaaataGCAACTTTTATTAGTaggttttattttctttacaCTATAGTACTTTAGTTAGCATGTTTTAAGGTCATAAAGAAactcaaatataaaaaatttcgtTGTGCATGCAATAATGCAAATCAGCAAGTAAATGTCACCCTACTCTCAATTATAACTTCCATCATTCAataagtaatttttaattttttatacattCTATTGATGATATATTACACCCATTTAGAGTATTTCAGAGCATAGCTACATTTATTCCACACATATATTAGTGAAAATTAAATACATAGCTAGATAAGTGCTCTAGACACTGAAGCAGCATTATCattttcattatcatcatcagtAATAAGCTTGAACTCTTGCAGCTCCTTGAAGTTCAACCATGGCTTCACCAACACTTTGGCTTCATAAACTTGTTTCTTCTCATCACCATCTTTTGCCACCATAGTTATTTCATATATGCTTCCAGCAACTACTTGCTCCTTTGCACTTATCACCCTCACAAGCTCCAAGCTTGAATTCTGCAGCATAAATTAGAAATTATAAACATATtattcaaatacaaaaatattaatcacTTATATTTTCTCAATTCATTTGAACTAAAAATAATACTTCAAATCATACAAGTATTAATTCTTAAATAAGAATCTCCCTTATTATTACACATAGAAAATAACCCAATTTTGAATAATAACCCCACTAACATACTAACATAAAGCACAAGACTTTAATTAAGTGACAAAAATAATCCAAATTAAAATGaattatatatgttatctaaaaaaaaaaattagaaatatagaagtagaagacgaagaagaagaagaaccgaTTTTTTATTATGTTCTTGAAGAGCAAAGCGAGCAAGGTTCTGGATCTCAATGCTGTTCTGGCTTCCTTCAACCACACGATTGCCACCTAGTGTAGCCATTTTCTCTTATCTCtgatttcttttcttttttcttcaccCTTTATAATTTGTTAGTTGTTACATGAATTGTAATCTTGGTTTGTTAAATACCTATGTCCCTTTCGAGTGGTTAATAATGGCACCCTCCAAGCATATCTAAATACTAATATCTAAATCTCATGTTATTATCCGCACGTGTTTTTATTGGTGCATAGTCTTACAATGATTTGATAGAAAGGATTAATACTTGTAATTTACAATTCCATTCATAAAAGTAGTTGAAGTTAAGAGTTAACGATAATTAGAAAATCTCACGTTCATGCTTAGGTAACACCAAATTTGTCCCACATCAGGTAATAAAAAagttttataaatatttttaatgtctAAGAGAGTTAGTTAACTCCGCCGAGTTGAGTAACGCCAACTTGTGACTCAAGTGAGGGCACCAAGGTGATGGAACATGGTTTAGGCTACGCTTGGTGGGATTAGAAGCTTGCACCATGCTGGCTTGCCCGCTCCAAGTTGAGAGTTGGGCCATGGCTCCTGAGCGAAGGCTCGAGTGTCCTGGCTCGTAGGCTAGAGGGCACCGCGTCAGGCTGGTTTAACAGAGCAGCGAATACCTCTGGTTCCCAACAGTGGAGGGATCACAAGCTGCTGCACCACTAATCCAAAATGCTGGGTGTGCCTAGCCATTGAACCATCAACTTTtgttttattcaattttttgttATACACTGCAATCACACATTACTATATAATTTACACATACTATTCTATATCAATACTGTTActtgtattttttgtttaatcGAGCTTTGTGATTTGTTGATTACTTTATCAGCATTTACAAATGCAATTAATCCTAGGAAATAGCGCCATCACAAAATAATCATCCAACAAAGTGAATTATCTAAATATCTAATAATCCTTCCAACAGCTCTATTGCCATACTTTTAAAGCATGGCGAAAAGCTGAAAAACGTGGTGATAGTTTTTTGCCATGTTTTTTGAACTACTACCACGCTTTTGAAAGGGCCACGTCTGCCAGTCTAGCGGTTACTCTATTGCTACGCTTTTTACAATTGGCCACACTTAAAAGAGTGGCTGTATGTGAGAGATATGGCCACATTTTTGAAGCGTGGCAATAGAAAGATATATGGCCACACTTTTAAAGTGTGGCAATAACCAGAGATACGACCACACTTTAAAAGCGtagcaataatcatgtaaaattaaaaaaagatttttttttctgatttttaCCATCCTCGTTgcaaaatataaattttcagtcctttttttattaccaaacctataaatataatatgcaatttttattacaagacaaatcaaacaataattagtgacatataatttttgttataattgttttatacattaaaaaactaatactcaaatacaaaataaatctcgaATTTAAATTCCAAAACTAAAAACTGAAGAAAAATACAGAAACAATACAACTCAAATCCTTTGCTGTTCCTCCTTCCTCTAGCTCTCTTAAACTTCCTTCCCTTAGATCATACATAATTGTTTCCGGAACATTTGTGAACTTTTTACCTGCAAAAGATGGCAAAAACAGATACAAAATTGATAAATTATTTTGAAGCTTCACTTTCCATTCTAGGCAACActagctttattttcttttagccTATTACTCAAAGTCGCAAACCAAAACATGTGTTATCTtgtaaaaaaaaactttaaaagaagattaaagaataaaagaaaaggaaacaagCATTATTACCAGAAGTCCTCCTCCAACAAGGAAAGCCAATCTGATTTCCTTTGATTGAAAAACATGCCAGAATTTGACATTATTCCTTTTCTGGCGGTCTTGCTCCGATTGAGCGGTGAGGAAATCAACTTCATCCTCTAAGCGAGCAAGATCATATATAGATCTTAGAAAGCACATCAACTGCTTCATTTTCCTATTCTGTACATGAAAGCAAAATCTAAAGATGCTTTCCTAAACAAGTAGCTTTCGAAAGTAGCATTTTTGACACAACTCTCAAAGCAATTGTGTACCTTTATAAATAGCCATCTTGGGGATTCGGGAAGAAAGAGCATGCAAACAAACTGAACAACTGTTGGCACACCTGATACTCCGAACATCCATCGCCATGTTCCTGGAACCTGATCAATGAAGAATGTGAATTAATAGCCAAAAGTAAACATAGCATTTGTAAAATAGCATCACTGATTGGTTCTCATTGATTAAAAGATAACGGCAAAATCACACTAATTACATGTTAGACTTTACACTGATGATCAGCAAGTTAGTTAAATAACTAACTAACAGCTCAGCTGCCAGCTGTCTAACTGAACTGAATAACTAATTAACAAACTTCCTAATTTGGCATTTGAATTGCATTTACATTTCATTTGGAATCAGGTAAGTAAATTATGATACCTCTGTAAAAGCAAGGTTGACAAGGGAGAAAAGAAACTGTCCAGCAGTGATCATAAGCACATTTGTGCTTACCAAAGATCCTCTTATTTCAGATGGCGATGCTTCTGCAATGTAGACAGGAGCAGTGACAGAAGCAACACCAACACCCAAGCCAAcaaaaattacaatttataaaatcgaaaaacagacaAAGACTCAAATTTGAGTTACTATATGGCAATACCAATAAGTTCAGCATAAACATCAAATAGTGGCAAAGGCAGATACACAATTTTACCATCAAGTGCTATATAGATTCCATATAAATTCCATCCCTATTCGCAGGTAGTGCAAATCACCTAAACCTATCTGTGAGGTACCCCGctcttataatatttaaaattccACGTGcaaaattgaatttcaaaattcataaaaatatgaacactatccaaacataaaaataaaaatatttgaccAGATGGCTTAAAAATTATCAAATGAAAATTATTACTTAATCAACTATCTTGATACATAAAATCAAGTTGACAAGTGAATCAAGCAAGAATCAGTGAGccaatataatatatatgtcTGTGTTAACATTTCAATAAGAGCTCAGTGTAAGTCACAACTTCAGCAAAAACTGAACAAGGTGGTTAAAATCACAAATTTCACTACTTCTTTTAGCCTATCACTCAAAGTCTCAAACTAACACGTGTTATCTTGTAAAACAACTTTAAAAGAAGattaaagaataaaagaaaaggaaacaagCAAAACCATATTAAATGTCTTCAGTACTTGACGAAAGTTTTAATTTTAcgtcaaatatttttaaagaatttCAATTTATCTCTCTTCTAAAATTATAAACTcgaaaaacaaataaagaatCAAATTTAAGTTACTATATGGCAATAATAATAAGTTCAGCATAAACATCAAATAGTGGAAAAGGCAGAAACACAATTTTAGCATTAAGTGCatataactaataaataatTTCTTCTAAAATCAAGCTTAACCAATAGATGAACAAAATGCAACAAGCAAGCAAGCATGATAAGTAATACTCACATCACCAGGTGCAGCTGATAATAGCGCTAAGAGAGTCACTGCAGCAGCTTGATAATCAGTTAATACCTTGTGTGCTGACTCATCGAGCTTATCCTGAAAAGTTTTAAAGCCTGAAAAGATAAATCTCCGAGGACTTCTGAAATATGTTAATGTAAAATATTAGTTGATTGCATGAAATACAGTCCTGTCAGTGTGATGTTAATTCCTGATATTCAATAACAAAAGTTAATGGCAGGCCAACTCTGACAAATATTTTCCCCTGATTGGAAATTTGTTTGTCAGGACTTAAATTAGTACGATGAGATTTGAATACTGTTTAACTGGAAGGTTT
The Arachis stenosperma cultivar V10309 chromosome 7, arast.V10309.gnm1.PFL2, whole genome shotgun sequence genome window above contains:
- the LOC130940840 gene encoding cysteine proteinase inhibitor-like translates to MATLGGNRVVEGSQNSIEIQNLARFALQEHNKKSNSSLELVRVISAKEQVVAGSIYEITMVAKDGDEKKQVYEAKVLVKPWLNFKELQEFKLITDDDNENDNAASVSRALI
- the LOC130940743 gene encoding inositol transporter 1-like; its protein translation is MITAGQFLFSLVNLAFTEVPGTWRWMFGVSGVPTVVQFVCMLFLPESPRWLFIKNRKMKQLMCFLRSIYDLARLEDEVDFLTAQSEQDRQKRNNVKFWHVFQSKEIRLAFLVGGGLLVKKFTNVPETIMYDLREGSLRELEEGGTAKDLSCIVSVFFFSF